The following are from one region of the Amedibacterium intestinale genome:
- a CDS encoding PTS sugar transporter subunit IIB: MKIVLCCAGGFSTTMLMDSMKRTVKESAKLNDDDFSFVAVPVDILNSEVENCDVLVIGPQIAHRLDYIKPIIDPYHIPYVIVDKDTYGKMDGATVLKMALIARKKADMNK, encoded by the coding sequence ATGAAGATTGTATTATGTTGTGCTGGAGGTTTTTCAACAACCATGCTAATGGATAGCATGAAAAGAACAGTTAAGGAATCTGCAAAGTTAAATGATGATGACTTTTCATTTGTAGCAGTGCCAGTAGATATCCTTAACAGTGAAGTTGAAAACTGTGATGTATTGGTTATCGGACCACAGATTGCTCACAGATTAGATTACATTAAACCAATTATTGATCCATATCACATTCCATATGTTATTGTTGATAAAGATACATATGGAAAAATGGATGGAGCAACGGTTCTTAAAATGGCTTTAATCGCAAGAAAAAAAG